AGGGTGTCGTAATTTCATGACGGCGAAAAATTCCTTCAGGCGACTGGCTTCCGTTGTTATCGTAAAGAATTTCAGGTTGTATGGTGAATCGTTTTCCCAAATGAACCTGCCCGAAAGCTCCTGTGCTGAATGCAAAAACGCTCTTTGCGCGATAAAACTCATCCGGATAATATTGATGAGAACCACCAATATTAAAAACAATTCCCCAATCAAACCGCACAGCGCCGGGTTGCTGAAGGGCAGCAAACTGTCCTGATGGTTTTAGTTCTGGAACTTGCGACAGTTCAGTGATCAACTCCTGCAAAAATTTGGTGATCTCAGCCATTCCTTCATAATCGAGCAAATCCCAGGTGTCTTCGGGCTTATGATAAGGCGACCTGGTTCCGGTAAAAACATGGATCGACGGAATACCGGCATCGCCAAAAGGTCCGGTGTCGGTGTATTGTGAAATGTCAGCGGCTGTTGAGCCAGTTATTATCCCCTGATTTGATGCTATGCCTTCGAATAATTTCACTCCACCGGCCAAACTACCTGATCCTCTCATATCCAGCTTTTTATGCGACGAATACATCCCCACCATGTCGAGGCTGAACATCAGCCTGATGTCGCTGGTGCTGAAGGTGGTATTTTCGTTGATGAAACGTTTTGCGCCAATCAGGCCGCTCTCTTCGGCATCAAAAGCAATGAAAATGATACTGCGACCGATGGCTTCCCTGTTTTCGGAAAAATAGCGCGCCAGCTCAATCACAGCGGCGGTTCCTGAAGCGTTATCATCAGCGCCATTGTAAATTACTTTTTCATCCCCGCGGAAAAAATATCCCAAATGATCGTAATGGGCGCCGATCACAATGAACTCATCTTTCAGGATTGGATCTGCTCCGGGAAGATAACCCACCACATTTGTCCCTAAAATATTTACCAATTGAATCCGCAGCTCAAAATCCTGAAAATAGTCATCGTCATAAGGTTGAAGGCCAAAGGATTGAAACTGCTCTGCAATATAGTTCTTTGCCATGATCTTGCCGTGTGATCCAAGGCTACGCCCTTCAAGCGAATCCGAAGCCAGGAATGACAAATGGCTTTTGAGCCGAAACACCAAAAGAAAAGGATCATCATTTTGTGTTTTACCATTTACAGGGAATAAAAACACAAGTGCCATCAGAACAAGAAGCAACTTTTTCATTTAGAAGAGTTTAAATTGTATTTACCGGCAATATTTCTCCAATACCCGCGCGGCTTTTTCAGATCTTAGACTTGCAGCTTTGCTCCAGCTTTGACATGCTTTTACCTTATCCCCTGTCCAATAATAAGCCAGACCGAGGTTAAAATGCGCCTCTGTATAGTTGGGATCAATCTGAATGGCTTTAGAGAAATCGGCGATGGCTTTCGGATAGTCTTTTAACTGCCCGTATGCTGTACCACGATTAAAATAACCGGCAATATTTTTAGGAGAGAGTTTTAGCAGTTCATTATTGGCTTCAATGCAACTTTGCATGTTGTTCAGGTGATAATGAGCCAGGCCTAAGTGGAGATAGGCTGTTGAATCCATTTTATCAATTTCAGTTGCTTTCTCAAAATCCAGCACTGCATTCTGGTAATCTTTGATTTCGAGGCGCCCCTTGCCACGGTTGATGTAAGCTGAAGTCATTTGCGGCGCCAGATTGATCACCGTATCAAATTCGAGAATACCTTCTTTAAAATTTTTAATCCTGTAAAGGACAAGGCCACGCTTGTAATGAAATTCAGCAGTGCCATGGTAGCGGTTATAGTCTGCCAAGTCAACTTCTGAAAACGATTCTTCAGACTGAAACTGTGGACCTGTGGAGTCTGGGGAATAAAGATCACCTGAATGACCTTCCTTACTCATTTCGAGTTCCGTATCCTGAACACCAATTGGAAGCTGTCCCTCCTGATTTTGACTCCCTTTATCGCGGTTTCCGGTACATGACGCCAACAATACTACGATCATCAGCAGATAAATAAGTTTTCTCATGGACTTCAAATTAATTTTTCGCAAAAGTAGCAAATTCGCTCCGAAAAGGTTTGCGTCAATTGTATGTTAGCATTAACCCTGCTCATCTTTAGTTTAGTTTTCGTATTTTCGCAGCCTGAAATTTGCAAAAACTTTTCCCAACATGGATTACAATTTTAGTGAAATAGAGAAAAAATGGCAACTCTACTGGGCTGAAAATAAGACCTTCAGAGCAGAAAACCAATCAGACCAACCAAAATACTATGTCCTCGATATGTTCCCCTACCCTTCCGGCGCAGGATTGCATGTCGGACATCCACTCGGTTATATAGCTTCTGATATTTATTCGCGCTACAAGAGGTTAAAAGGGTTCAATGTGCTGCACCCGATGGGCTATGATGCATTCGGTCTTCCTGCTGAGCAATACGCCATTCAAACCGGCACGCACCCTGAGGTTACTACCAATAAAAATATTGACCGGTATCGCGAGCAGATGGACAAAATCGGGTTTTCGTTTGACTGGGACCGAGAGGTGAGAACGTGTGATCCCGGTTATTACAAATGGACACAATGGACATTCATTCAGTTGTTCAATCACTGGTATGATAAAAAAACCGATAAGGCACAACCAATTGCCCAATTGATAGATCATTTCAAAATCAACGGCAGCAAAG
The Bacteroidales bacterium genome window above contains:
- a CDS encoding M28 family peptidase, which codes for MKKLLLVLMALVFLFPVNGKTQNDDPFLLVFRLKSHLSFLASDSLEGRSLGSHGKIMAKNYIAEQFQSFGLQPYDDDYFQDFELRIQLVNILGTNVVGYLPGADPILKDEFIVIGAHYDHLGYFFRGDEKVIYNGADDNASGTAAVIELARYFSENREAIGRSIIFIAFDAEESGLIGAKRFINENTTFSTSDIRLMFSLDMVGMYSSHKKLDMRGSGSLAGGVKLFEGIASNQGIITGSTAADISQYTDTGPFGDAGIPSIHVFTGTRSPYHKPEDTWDLLDYEGMAEITKFLQELITELSQVPELKPSGQFAALQQPGAVRFDWGIVFNIGGSHQYYPDEFYRAKSVFAFSTGAFGQVHLGKRFTIQPEILYDNNGSQSPEGIFRRHEITTPLNLQYNPANESNEMVRAFPFIGPYYSYTFAGKNNLDGLNYDDLYDDQEWGVSMGIGMDIMKLQMAFTYRQGLTNISRSPDKEFYYKGLYFTMGYKF
- a CDS encoding tetratricopeptide repeat protein, with the protein product MRKLIYLLMIVVLLASCTGNRDKGSQNQEGQLPIGVQDTELEMSKEGHSGDLYSPDSTGPQFQSEESFSEVDLADYNRYHGTAEFHYKRGLVLYRIKNFKEGILEFDTVINLAPQMTSAYINRGKGRLEIKDYQNAVLDFEKATEIDKMDSTAYLHLGLAHYHLNNMQSCIEANNELLKLSPKNIAGYFNRGTAYGQLKDYPKAIADFSKAIQIDPNYTEAHFNLGLAYYWTGDKVKACQSWSKAASLRSEKAARVLEKYCR